From one Lycium barbarum isolate Lr01 chromosome 6, ASM1917538v2, whole genome shotgun sequence genomic stretch:
- the LOC132644680 gene encoding uncharacterized protein LOC132644680 has protein sequence MIFVEYAGGIYPSVNHSPWNGITLADFVMPFFLFIVGVSLGLAYKNLPCRLTATRKAMHRAFKLFIIGLFLQGGYFHGVNDLTYGVDVENIRWMGILQRIAISFLVAAMCEIWLKATNYKVNSGQSLLKKYRLQWALTIIVTIVYLSLFYGLYVPDWEYHIPTESQIFSVKCGVRGDIGPACNAVGMIDRKILGIHHLYTRPIYGRLKKCSVNSPNYGPLPPDAPSWCRAPFDPEGLLSSLMAVVTCFIGLHYGHIIVHFKDHKVRIQQWLIPSFCLVLLGVICDCFGMHLNKVLYSFSYMCVTAGAAGFLFTVVYMVVDVWGYRKYWTIVLKWMGTNALLIYVLVSCNILPVILQGFYWRRPENNLLRLIGIGH, from the coding sequence ATGATATTTGTGGAATACGCTGGTGGAATTTATCCTTCCGTTAATCATTCACCGTGGAATGGTATAACCCTGGCGGATTTTGTCATGCCATTTTTCCTCTTCATTGTTGGGGTGTCACTTGGACTCGCGTACAAGAACTTGCCCTGCAGACTGACTGCGACTAGAAAAGCAATGCACCGCGCTTTTAAGCTTTTCATCATTGGCCTCTTTCTTCAAGGAGGCTATTTTCATGGCGTAAACGATCTAACTTATGGAGTGGACGTTGAGAACATTAGATGGATGGGTATATTGCAGAGAATTGCAATATCATTCTTGGTAGCAGCTATGTGTGAAATTTGGCTTAAGGCTACTAATTATAAAGTCAACTCAGGACAATCTTTGCTGAAGAAATACCGCCTTCAATGGGCCTTGACTATAATTGTCACTATTGTATACCTTTCTTTGTTCTACGGTTTATATGTTCCTGATTGGGAGTATCATATTCCAACGGAATCACAAATATTCTCAGTGAAATGTGGTGTACGAGGAGACATTGGGCCAGCATGTAATGCTGTAGGAATGATCGATCGAAAAATATTGGGAATTCACCACTTATATACCAGACCTATTTACGGACGATTAAAAAAATGTAGTGTCAATTCTCCTAATTACGGTCCCCTTCCTCCAGATGCTCCATCATGGTGTCGCGCCCCATTCGATCCAGAAGGACTATTGAGCTCATTAATGGCAGTTGTAACTTGCTTCATTGGTCTGCATTATGGGCACATTATTGTCCATTTCAAGGATCATAAAGTTAGAATTCAGCAATGGTTGATACCGTCCTTTTGTCTTGTACTATTGGGTGTAATATGTGACTGTTTTGGGATGCATTTGAATAAGGTGTTGTACTCATTCAGTTATATGTGTGTTACTGCTGGTGCTGCTGGATTTCTCTTCACTGTAGTCTATATGGTGGTTGATGTGTGGGGCTATAGAAAATACTGGACCATAGTACTGAAATGGATGGGAACGAACGCGCTGCTGATTTACGTTCTTGTATCGTGCAATATCTTGCCGGTTATTTTACAGGGATTTTATTGGAGACGACCTGAAAATAACCTTCTCAGATTGATTGGTATCGGACATTAA